AAACAGGATTGTTCGTGAGGGTGTGAGTGTTTGTGGGGATGTGAGTGACAAAAAAGGGTGAGGGGTTTGCATGAAAAAAAGCAGGTGGCTCAACCAGCGCATCCAAAAAGGTGCATGGTTGCTCTTGTTTCTGTTTTGGCCAATGCTCGTCTGGAGTGCCGAGGATCGTGCCCCCATTGACCGCTTACAAACCTTTCTGAATGGCATGAAAAGCATCGATGCGGATTTCACCCAGGTGGTATCCGATCCTGCCAATGGCAAAAAAACCGAGTTCAAAGGAAGATTTACGGCAGTCCGGCCCAATCTGTTCCGCTGGGATTATCGTCTTCCCTACGAACAGGTCATCGTATCGGATGGTACCTGGATTTGGCACTATGAACCGGATCTCATGCAGGCGACCCGGGTATCTGCCAGCCAGATGGAAAAAACTCCAGCGGGGTTTTTGATCACCGGCAAGCGGGTCGAGGATGCCTTCTCCTGGAAAGCCGTCCCCGATCCGGATTGGCAAACACCGGCAGTGATCCTGCGCCCCCGCCAACCAGACAATAATTTCCAGGAAATCACGGTGACCCTGGATCCGGGTGGCGAAAAAATTCGTCAAATGATCGTGGTCGATAATCTGGGTAACCGTTCACTTTTCACCTTTCAGGACATGCGCCATAATCGAACCCTGGAAAAGCAGGGGTTCCGGTTTGTACCACCAGCGGGTGTGGATGTGGTTGCAGAGTAGAGGGAGATCGGATCATGCCATCATTCGATATTGTCTCGAAGGTGGATTTGCAGGAAGTGGACAACGCCGTCAATCAGGCCGCCAAGGAGTTTGGCAACCGGTTTGATTTCAAAGGGTCCAAAAGCCGGCTGGAACGCGAAGAGTCCGTGATCAAACTGACCACGGAAGACGAATTCAAGCTGGAACAAATCCTTGACATCCTGCGCGGTAAATTCATCAAACGGCAGGTGGATCCCAAGTCTCTCGACTTTGGCAAGATTGAACCCGCATCGGGGGGGATGGTCCGCCAACTCGTCACCATCCGGCAGGGAATCGACAAGGATCTGGCCAGAGAGATCGTCAAAAAAGTCAAAGAGTCCAAAATCAAGGTTCAGGTGGCCATTCAGGGCGAGGAGGTGCGTGTTTCAGGCAAGAAACGAGACGACCTCCAGGAAGTGATCGCCCTTCTCCGGAAAGAGGATCTTGGCCAGCCCATCCAATTTGAAAATTTCCGGGATTGATGAATATGTCGGGCAAAACAGACCAGAAAATCGGCATGATTTCCCTGGGGTGTGCCAAAAATCTGGTTGATAGCGAATTCATGCTGGGCCAGTTTCGAGGACAGGGATATCAATTCACGCACGATCCTGAACAGGCGGATATTCTTGTCGTCAATACCTGTGCCTTTGTGG
Above is a window of Magnetococcales bacterium DNA encoding:
- the lolA gene encoding outer membrane lipoprotein chaperone LolA gives rise to the protein MKKSRWLNQRIQKGAWLLLFLFWPMLVWSAEDRAPIDRLQTFLNGMKSIDADFTQVVSDPANGKKTEFKGRFTAVRPNLFRWDYRLPYEQVIVSDGTWIWHYEPDLMQATRVSASQMEKTPAGFLITGKRVEDAFSWKAVPDPDWQTPAVILRPRQPDNNFQEITVTLDPGGEKIRQMIVVDNLGNRSLFTFQDMRHNRTLEKQGFRFVPPAGVDVVAE
- a CDS encoding YajQ family cyclic di-GMP-binding protein, which gives rise to MPSFDIVSKVDLQEVDNAVNQAAKEFGNRFDFKGSKSRLEREESVIKLTTEDEFKLEQILDILRGKFIKRQVDPKSLDFGKIEPASGGMVRQLVTIRQGIDKDLAREIVKKVKESKIKVQVAIQGEEVRVSGKKRDDLQEVIALLRKEDLGQPIQFENFRD